The following proteins are co-located in the Sandaracinaceae bacterium genome:
- a CDS encoding serine/threonine-protein kinase encodes MKRPPPFDPRSLPPGTTLGGKYELGAPIGWGEHSVVYVATHRLLERKAAVKILAKTDDATEKRFAREARLAGSLSAPNIVEVYEIGRLDDGRAFMVMEYLEGETLEDRLQRKGPFSIHEAMSYGQQLLHALAVAHEAQIVHRDLRPENIFMARVRGEEVLKVVDFGISRRFGNAGDSHLTRPGELLGSVGFLAPEQLYEDGVIDHRTDLYAVGVLLYRLLTGRLPFEGKGSMLLIQVVEKEPAPPSAHRKELTADVDRVLLTALSKKKEDRFSDAEGMAEALRLTSLFAQYVSD; translated from the coding sequence GTGAAGCGGCCGCCCCCGTTCGATCCCAGGTCTCTTCCCCCCGGCACCACGCTGGGCGGGAAGTACGAGCTCGGCGCCCCGATCGGGTGGGGCGAGCACTCCGTGGTCTACGTCGCGACCCACCGGCTGCTCGAGCGGAAGGCCGCGGTGAAGATCCTCGCCAAGACCGACGACGCCACCGAGAAGCGCTTCGCGCGGGAGGCGCGACTGGCGGGCTCGCTGAGCGCCCCCAACATCGTCGAGGTCTACGAGATCGGGCGGCTCGACGACGGACGCGCGTTCATGGTGATGGAGTACCTCGAGGGCGAGACGCTCGAGGACCGGCTCCAGCGCAAGGGGCCGTTCTCGATCCACGAGGCGATGAGCTACGGGCAGCAGCTCCTGCACGCGCTGGCCGTCGCCCACGAGGCGCAGATCGTGCACCGGGATCTCCGGCCGGAGAACATCTTCATGGCGCGGGTCCGCGGCGAGGAGGTCCTCAAGGTCGTCGACTTCGGTATCTCGCGGCGGTTCGGCAACGCGGGCGACTCGCACCTGACGAGGCCGGGTGAGCTGCTCGGCAGCGTGGGGTTCCTCGCGCCGGAGCAGCTCTACGAGGACGGCGTCATCGACCACCGCACCGACCTCTACGCGGTGGGGGTCCTGCTCTACCGGCTCCTGACCGGGCGGCTTCCCTTCGAGGGCAAGGGCTCGATGTTGCTCATCCAGGTCGTGGAGAAGGAACCCGCTCCTCCGAGCGCGCACCGGAAGGAGCTGACCGCGGACGTCGACCGCGTCTTGCTCACGGCGCTGTCCAAGAAGAAAGAGGACCGCTTCTCCGACGCCGAGGGCATGGCCGAGGCCCTCCGACTCACCTCGCTGTTCGCGCAGTACGTCAGCGACTGA
- the aspS gene encoding aspartate--tRNA ligase gives MTRFIDELKRTHTCGELRLTDADSEAVLMGWVQRQHDRGGVIFVDLRDRDGLTQVTFDKQVSAEAFETASKLRSEYVIAVRGKVRDRGEQRNDKVPTGAVEVLAQEVEILNTAETPIFPIQDDVNATEETRLKYRYLDLRRPTLQKNLKTRAKAYYEIRNHFAENGFLEVETPFMVKYTPGGARNFLVPSRMHAGKFYAMAESPQLFKQLLMVAGYDKYFQITRCFRDEDLRGDRQPEFTQIDVEMSFVTQDDVFDICEKLVFRLWKQVLGIDLTERYPDGTFPRMRFEDSMRRYGNDKPDLRFGLEHVELTELVVEHGGGGIKFMEPLAAKFEDGTYRLDLPEEIVKAMVVPAEHTLSRKQVDELEAFVKQMGAGGLGRAKVAEDGGWTQSPFAKQITDEMRLAINEATGAKAGDLILIMFGGEQLVHTCMANLRLHLGKKLEMIPEVGTGGDLSFLWVVDPPLFERGDNGGWVAAHHPFTRPHDECLDLIGTDPGKVLCYRYDLVLNGVEIAGGSIRLHDSEVQKKVFSAIGLSDEEAKEKFSFLLEALRFGAPPHGGIAFGLDRLIMLMAETQSLRDVLAFPKTASGNDLMTGAPGPVDDAQLAELKVASTAKKD, from the coding sequence GTGACGCGGTTCATCGACGAGCTGAAGCGAACGCACACCTGTGGCGAGCTGAGGCTGACGGACGCCGATTCCGAGGCCGTGCTGATGGGCTGGGTGCAGCGCCAGCACGACCGGGGCGGGGTGATCTTCGTCGATCTGCGCGACCGTGACGGGCTCACCCAGGTCACCTTCGACAAGCAGGTCTCGGCCGAGGCGTTCGAGACCGCCTCGAAGCTCCGCAGCGAGTACGTCATCGCGGTGCGCGGCAAGGTCCGCGATCGGGGTGAGCAGCGGAACGACAAGGTGCCGACCGGCGCGGTGGAGGTGCTCGCCCAGGAGGTGGAGATCCTCAACACGGCCGAGACGCCCATCTTCCCCATCCAGGACGACGTGAACGCGACCGAGGAGACGCGGCTCAAGTACCGCTACCTCGACCTGCGCCGGCCGACGCTGCAGAAGAACCTCAAGACGCGCGCCAAGGCGTACTACGAGATCCGCAACCACTTCGCGGAGAACGGCTTCCTCGAGGTCGAGACGCCGTTCATGGTGAAGTACACGCCGGGCGGCGCGCGGAACTTCCTGGTCCCGTCTCGCATGCACGCCGGCAAGTTCTACGCGATGGCCGAGAGCCCGCAGCTCTTCAAGCAGCTGCTGATGGTCGCCGGCTACGACAAGTACTTCCAGATCACGCGGTGCTTCCGCGACGAGGACCTGCGGGGCGACCGACAGCCGGAGTTCACGCAGATCGACGTCGAGATGAGCTTCGTGACGCAGGATGACGTCTTCGACATCTGCGAGAAGCTCGTCTTCCGTCTCTGGAAGCAGGTGCTCGGGATCGATCTGACGGAGCGCTACCCCGACGGGACCTTCCCGCGGATGCGCTTCGAGGACTCGATGCGACGCTACGGCAACGACAAGCCGGATCTGCGCTTCGGCCTCGAGCACGTGGAGCTGACGGAGCTCGTGGTCGAGCACGGCGGCGGCGGCATCAAGTTCATGGAGCCGCTCGCGGCGAAGTTCGAGGACGGCACCTACCGGCTCGATCTCCCAGAGGAGATCGTCAAGGCGATGGTCGTGCCGGCGGAGCACACGCTCAGCCGCAAGCAGGTCGACGAGCTCGAGGCGTTCGTCAAGCAGATGGGCGCGGGCGGGCTCGGGCGCGCGAAGGTGGCCGAAGACGGCGGCTGGACGCAGAGCCCCTTCGCCAAGCAGATCACCGACGAGATGCGCCTCGCCATCAACGAGGCGACGGGCGCGAAGGCCGGCGACCTCATCCTCATCATGTTCGGCGGCGAGCAGCTGGTGCACACCTGCATGGCCAACCTCCGGCTCCATCTGGGCAAGAAGCTCGAGATGATCCCCGAGGTCGGGACCGGCGGCGATCTCTCGTTCCTGTGGGTGGTCGACCCGCCCCTCTTCGAGCGCGGTGACAACGGCGGCTGGGTCGCGGCCCACCACCCCTTCACGCGGCCGCACGACGAGTGCCTGGACCTGATCGGCACGGACCCCGGCAAGGTTCTTTGCTATCGCTACGACCTCGTGCTCAACGGCGTCGAGATCGCGGGCGGCTCGATCCGGCTCCACGACTCCGAGGTGCAGAAGAAGGTGTTCAGCGCCATCGGGCTGAGCGACGAGGAGGCGAAGGAGAAGTTCTCGTTCCTCCTCGAGGCGCTCCGCTTCGGCGCCCCGCCCCACGGCGGCATCGCCTTCGGCCTCGACCGCCTCATCATGCTCATGGCCGAGACGCAGTCGCTCCGGGACGTGCTCGCGTTCCCGAAGACCGCGAGCGGCAACGACCTGATGACCGGCGCGCCCGGACCCGTGGACGACGCGCAGCTCGCCGAGCTGAAGGTCGCCTCGACGGCGAAGAAGGACTGA
- a CDS encoding tRNA-uridine aminocarboxypropyltransferase, producing the protein MDARPHCYACDKVASHCICARVDGVDNRTAITLVQHPRERRHPFGTARIARLGLSNFAMHVLEPDDPLDVPRDAAVLFPDPGAPSLSELPPSSRPRHLVVIDGTWAHASQLRRNHPSLARLPAVTLPAGPPSRYRIRREPSEEAISTIEAIVRALRVLEPETRGVDGLLDTFDAMIDDQLETRSAHAYSPRHRRTPRLPKPLPEVLLGPTDDVVLVHAELHMPRGQARRFPLRVTAARTRPGPRVDALVESPIPPSDSRWRNLELEGDTLAATLSLDALAPALARVIREGDTLLAWAQPVCDLLAELGFDHPTISVKHVYANQHEGRVGSLDDVMRRLGDPPLDVWAPGRAGRQLAQLARVVERLREL; encoded by the coding sequence ATGGACGCGCGCCCGCACTGCTACGCCTGCGACAAGGTCGCGAGCCACTGCATCTGCGCGCGGGTCGACGGTGTCGACAACCGCACCGCGATCACCCTCGTGCAGCACCCGCGCGAGCGGCGCCACCCGTTCGGCACCGCGCGCATCGCGCGGCTCGGCCTCTCCAACTTCGCGATGCACGTGCTGGAGCCCGATGACCCGCTCGACGTGCCCCGGGACGCGGCGGTGCTCTTCCCCGACCCGGGCGCGCCGTCCCTGAGCGAGCTGCCCCCGTCGAGTCGGCCTCGCCACCTCGTGGTCATCGACGGCACGTGGGCCCACGCGTCGCAGCTCCGACGCAACCACCCGTCGCTCGCGCGCCTGCCCGCGGTGACGCTCCCGGCCGGGCCGCCGAGCCGCTACCGCATCCGCCGCGAGCCGAGCGAGGAGGCCATCTCGACCATCGAAGCCATCGTGCGCGCGCTGCGCGTGCTCGAGCCCGAGACCCGCGGCGTCGACGGGCTGCTCGACACCTTCGACGCGATGATCGACGACCAGCTCGAGACCCGCTCGGCCCACGCCTACTCGCCGCGCCACCGCCGCACGCCGCGTCTCCCCAAGCCCTTGCCCGAGGTGCTGCTCGGTCCCACCGACGACGTCGTGCTCGTGCACGCGGAGCTGCACATGCCGCGCGGCCAGGCGCGCCGCTTCCCGCTCCGTGTCACCGCTGCGCGCACCCGGCCCGGTCCGCGCGTCGACGCGCTCGTGGAGAGCCCGATCCCGCCGAGCGACTCGCGCTGGCGGAACCTCGAGCTGGAGGGCGACACCCTCGCGGCCACGCTCTCCCTCGACGCGCTCGCCCCGGCCCTCGCGCGTGTGATCCGCGAGGGCGACACCCTCCTCGCGTGGGCCCAGCCCGTCTGCGACCTGCTCGCCGAGCTCGGCTTCGACCACCCGACGATCAGCGTCAAGCACGTCTACGCCAACCAGCACGAAGGCCGCGTCGGCTCGCTCGACGACGTCATGCGCCGCCTCGGCGACCCTCCCCTCGACGTCTGGGCCCCCGGCCGCGCGGGCCGCCAGCTCGCGCAGCTCGCCCGAGTGGTCGAGCGGCTGCGCGAGCTCTGA
- a CDS encoding cation diffusion facilitator family transporter, with protein sequence MLAEEKRVDRAAKRIVLASTVGSALALVGLGAAYVVYDSRLALAQAADSFSDIFTAAALLVSIHIAARPPDANHPFGHQRAEPIAALMAAVIAGVLAIEVLRDAIGALMVGAVPRLDLPLLGIFLVKVVFKLVIALLASARGRRQPSPALRALQVDARNDVAVGLLAVGGFFGARYGWPSLDTWLAIPVALWVGWSGFDLARENIRLLMGEAPPEERQRSLRAVAAAVDGVRSAHDLRARFHGLELDVHVHVVVDPAITVREAHDIGERVETRLLAEDDVCHAIAHVDVDAPA encoded by the coding sequence GTGCTCGCTGAGGAGAAGCGCGTCGATCGGGCGGCGAAGCGCATCGTGCTCGCGAGCACGGTGGGGAGCGCGCTCGCGCTCGTGGGGCTGGGCGCGGCCTACGTCGTCTACGACAGCCGGCTCGCGCTCGCGCAGGCGGCGGACTCCTTCTCGGACATCTTCACCGCGGCCGCGCTCCTCGTCTCGATCCACATCGCCGCCCGGCCGCCCGACGCCAATCACCCCTTCGGGCATCAGCGCGCCGAGCCCATCGCGGCGCTCATGGCCGCGGTCATCGCGGGGGTGCTCGCGATCGAGGTCCTGCGCGACGCGATCGGCGCGCTCATGGTCGGCGCGGTGCCGCGGCTGGATCTGCCGCTCCTCGGGATCTTCCTCGTCAAGGTGGTGTTCAAGCTCGTCATCGCGTTGCTCGCGTCGGCGCGCGGACGCCGACAGCCGAGCCCCGCGCTCCGCGCGCTCCAGGTCGACGCGCGCAACGACGTGGCGGTCGGCCTGCTCGCGGTCGGCGGGTTCTTCGGCGCGCGCTACGGATGGCCGAGCCTCGACACGTGGCTGGCCATCCCGGTCGCCCTCTGGGTGGGCTGGTCCGGCTTCGACCTGGCGCGCGAGAACATCCGCCTGCTGATGGGCGAGGCGCCGCCGGAGGAGCGCCAGCGGTCGCTGCGCGCGGTCGCCGCCGCGGTGGACGGCGTCCGGTCGGCCCACGACCTCCGCGCGCGCTTCCACGGGCTCGAGCTGGACGTGCACGTACACGTGGTGGTCGACCCCGCGATCACCGTGCGAGAGGCCCACGACATCGGGGAGCGGGTCGAGACGCGCCTCCTGGCCGAAGACGACGTCTGCCACGCGATCGCGCACGTGGACGTCGACGCGCCCGCCTGA
- a CDS encoding alpha/beta fold hydrolase, producing the protein MLAIALSLALLAAGRVRVAGAWAIVKAPNYGRAEVAMMEAPADVSRAIRAEVGPPSALLEAWVFDPDGPARGTTLLLHGIRDDKRALVGFGRTLRDAGMRAVLVDLRGHGGSSGRFLTYGVRESRDLSQLLDQLEILGLVEGPVSVFGASYGGAVGIQLAAIDPRIRAVVSSSTFASLRDVVPPQAAHHVPAGAWLPSAVLDWIVDDAGELGGFSPDAADTRVAIARTHARVLLLHGEEDRVVPFENARALQRACAAQCSLVPIPGADHAEALASPAAGRAALRFLERHGTQPASAGGIAR; encoded by the coding sequence ATGCTGGCGATCGCGCTCAGCCTCGCCCTGCTCGCGGCGGGCCGCGTGCGCGTCGCGGGCGCCTGGGCGATCGTCAAAGCCCCCAACTACGGGCGCGCCGAGGTGGCGATGATGGAGGCGCCCGCCGACGTCTCGCGCGCGATCCGGGCCGAGGTGGGCCCGCCGTCCGCGCTCCTCGAGGCGTGGGTCTTCGACCCTGACGGCCCCGCGCGCGGCACCACCCTCCTGCTCCACGGCATCCGGGACGACAAGCGCGCGCTCGTGGGCTTCGGTCGCACCCTCCGCGACGCCGGCATGCGCGCCGTCCTCGTCGATCTGCGCGGTCACGGCGGCTCGAGCGGCCGCTTCCTCACCTACGGCGTGCGCGAGTCCCGCGATCTCTCGCAGCTCCTCGATCAGCTCGAGATCCTCGGGCTCGTGGAGGGCCCGGTCAGCGTCTTCGGCGCGTCCTACGGCGGCGCGGTCGGCATCCAGCTCGCCGCGATCGACCCGCGCATCCGGGCCGTCGTCAGCTCCTCGACCTTCGCCTCGCTCCGCGACGTCGTGCCGCCCCAGGCGGCCCACCACGTCCCGGCGGGCGCGTGGCTCCCGAGCGCCGTGCTCGACTGGATCGTCGACGACGCGGGCGAGCTCGGCGGGTTCTCCCCCGACGCCGCCGACACCCGCGTCGCCATCGCCCGCACCCACGCCCGCGTGCTCCTCCTCCACGGCGAGGAAGACCGCGTGGTCCCGTTCGAGAACGCCCGCGCTCTCCAGCGCGCGTGCGCCGCGCAGTGCAGCCTGGTGCCCATCCCGGGCGCCGACCACGCCGAGGCCCTCGCCTCGCCCGCGGCCGGCCGCGCCGCGCTCCGCTTCCTCGAGCGTCACGGCACCCAGCCCGCGTCCGCCGGCGGCATCGCCCGCTGA
- a CDS encoding tetratricopeptide repeat protein, whose translation MTERPDSDVLPRSLEVDLDGAGPAVPISAARRRAMTQEILAAARAEAPRPAEAAVSPRGRRRLRAWVLVAAAMLVCAGAMAAVAAWPTREEPRPESPSAPVELPQPEVTSPADTEDTAPEDTSPEDTAPADNPLEVTAPEVTSPEDTAPEVTPPRRRSRALQPSPAPTSPEDGLAVANGLRAERRWDAAERAYLAVVGRFPSSEQAYAARLAAADLQLSHTRRPARALASYQAALAARPAGPLAAQARFGIARALRRLGRTVEERRALEAYLAAHPDDLRASSARARLAELTDGR comes from the coding sequence ATGACCGAGAGGCCCGACAGCGACGTGCTGCCCCGCTCGCTCGAGGTCGATCTGGACGGAGCGGGGCCGGCCGTCCCGATCTCCGCCGCGCGGCGACGCGCGATGACCCAGGAGATCCTGGCCGCGGCGCGCGCAGAGGCGCCTCGACCGGCCGAGGCGGCGGTCTCGCCGCGCGGTCGGAGGCGGCTGCGGGCGTGGGTCCTCGTGGCCGCGGCGATGCTGGTGTGCGCGGGCGCGATGGCGGCCGTCGCGGCGTGGCCGACGAGAGAGGAGCCGCGCCCCGAATCTCCGAGCGCGCCGGTGGAGCTGCCGCAGCCCGAGGTCACGTCACCCGCCGACACGGAGGACACGGCGCCCGAGGACACGTCACCCGAGGACACGGCGCCCGCAGATAACCCGCTGGAGGTCACGGCGCCCGAGGTCACGTCACCCGAGGACACGGCGCCCGAGGTCACACCTCCTCGTCGACGCAGTCGCGCGCTCCAGCCGAGTCCCGCGCCGACCAGCCCCGAGGACGGGCTCGCGGTGGCCAACGGCCTGCGCGCAGAGCGCCGCTGGGATGCGGCCGAGCGCGCCTACCTGGCCGTCGTGGGTCGCTTCCCCTCGAGCGAGCAGGCCTACGCCGCGCGGCTGGCCGCGGCCGATCTACAGCTGAGCCACACCCGGCGCCCCGCTCGCGCGCTGGCCAGCTACCAGGCCGCCCTCGCCGCGCGCCCCGCGGGCCCTTTGGCCGCGCAGGCGCGCTTCGGGATCGCCCGCGCCCTGCGGCGGCTGGGTCGAACGGTCGAGGAGCGCCGCGCGCTCGAGGCGTATCTGGCCGCGCACCCCGATGACCTCCGCGCGTCGTCCGCCCGCGCCCGCCTCGCCGAGCTCACCGACGGGCGCTGA